One Agelaius phoeniceus isolate bAgePho1 chromosome 8, bAgePho1.hap1, whole genome shotgun sequence genomic region harbors:
- the DNAI4 gene encoding dynein axonemal intermediate chain 4 isoform X3: MQGPRPPRAWPGAGRAPSSRRTSTASSASLGKAPQSQGPLQVFDEEGKNVTPQPLFQPDPNAARTHGSSTSTTKPGLDETEPQEDPDLSLSAEQEEGEAALTEAELEQRVEVLLSETDTLWMLDLPTALVSTEAEEAPRVLERNKIYTEICEAKIDSEYFEEKIVQTFSGAAKTKEVQCETITMAEKGMMVTPWDLDNPLDVSETEPAETEKPETPAGKSSTSATAEEQGQAGAVPPATESAAPARSPEEQECHSGAILTSAKLQQDLVVMERILMENIFQPKLAVYRQIPVLIERVVTSDAEVEEDEEDEEEKQEEAAEAAEGPAEGAGPRLELLWSYRCDLTRGHSVSSMAWNKVNPDLLAVGYREFVSRDKKKGLACCWSLKNPMWPERIFRCEDGVTAVDFSLARPHLLAVGTASGRVAVYDVRSRQDTALLDSSASLNKHKGPVWQLKWVEQEGGATAGDKEERLMCISGDGRMTQWFIQQRLDCSDVMQIKRTESEKKKLPGERERKSEGPISQQAAGMCFDFHPKDTDIFLAGTEEGHIYCCSCSGKEQILGTYRGHEGPVYKVAWNPTSTDMFLSCSADWSILLWHRDSHTPLLTFTSVTAFVHDIKWAPQSAVIFAAVNEKRVEIWDLSVSIFDPVLSCAANPEGKLSSLLFARNAECLLLGDSCGQVGVWLLPSLAVPSSDQVWLCSQCLGSFPSQAVLGNTQPGNIAMVGSQFRVKGSGSCSSAATPLGIYFLYK, translated from the exons ATGCAAGGGCCGCGGCCTCCGCG GGCATGGCCGGGAGCCGGCAGAGCCCCGAGCTCCCGCAGAACTTCCACGGCTTCCTCGGCTTCCCTGGGAAAAGCCCCCCAGAGCCAGGGACCCCTGCAG GTTTTTGATGAGGAAGGGAAGAATGTGACACCCCAACCCCTCTTCCAGCCCGACCCAAATGCTGCCAG GACACATGGAAGCAGCACATCAACAACCAAGCCTGGCTTGGATGAGACAGAACCTCAAGAAGACCCAGATTTGAGCTTGTCTG cagagcaggaggagggggaggcagCCCtgacagaggcagagctggagcagagggtgGAGGTTTTGCTGTCGGAGACAGACACGCTCTGGATGCTGGACCTGCCCACGGCCCTCGTGTCCACCGAGGCAGAGGAGGCTCCCAGGGTGCT GGAGAGGAATAAGATTTACACAGAGATTTGTGAGGCTAAAATTGACAGTGAGTACTTTGAAGAAAAAATCGTGCAaaccttctctggagctgccaaAACCAAGGAGGTGCAATGTGAGACCATCACCATGGCAGAGAAAG GGATGATGGTGACTCCCTGGGATTTGGACAATCCACTGGATGTCTCAGAAACAGAAcctgcagagacagaaaaaccTGAAACCccagcagggaaaagcagcacatCTGCCACAGCTGAAGAGCAGGGtcaggctggggctgtccctccTGCCACAG agagtgctgctcctgccaggagccccgAGGAGCAGGAATGCCACTCAGGAGCGATCCTAACCTCAGCAAAGCTGCAGCAGGATTTAGTTGTCATGGAGAGGATTCTCATGGAGAACATTTTCCAGCCCAAGCTCGCAGTCTATCGGCAGATTCCTGTCCTCATAG AACGTGTTGTTACCTCAGACGCCGAGGTGGAAGAAGAtgaagaggatgaggaggagaagcaggaggaggcagcagaggcagctgaaggcCCAGCAGAAGGGGCAggccccaggctggagctgctgtggtcaTACAGGTGTGATTTAACCAGGGGGCACAGCGTGAGCAGCATGGCTTGGAACAAAGTGAACCCT GATCTCTTGGCAGTTGGTTACAGGGAGTTTGTTTCTCGGGATAAGAAGAAAGGCCTGGCTTGCTGCTGGTCACTGAAGAACCCCATG TGGCCAGAGCGCATTTTCCGCTGTGAGGACGGCGTCACCGCCGTGGATTTCTCCCTGGCCAGGCCCCACCTGCTGGCAGTGGGGACAGCCAGTGGCCGTGTGGCCGTCTACGACGTGCGCAGCCGCCAGGACACCGCGCTGCTGGACAGCAG TGCATCCCTAAATAAACACAAAGGTCCTGTGTGGCAGCTGAAGTGGGTGGAACAGGAAGGAGGTGCAACAGCAGGTGACAAAGAGGAGAGACTGATGTGCATCTCGGGAGATGGGCGGATGACCCAGTGGTTCATTCAGCAAAGGCTGGATTGCTCTG ATGTGATGCAAATCAAGCGAACAGAAagtgagaagaaaaaattaccaggtgagagagaaaggaaaagtgaAGGTCCCATATCACAACAGGCAGCTGGAATGTGCTTTGACTTCCATCCAAAG gATACTGATATTTTTCTTGCTGGAACAGAAGAGGGACACATCTACTGCTGCTCTTGCTCAGGCAAGGAGCAGATTCTGGGCACATACAGAGGCCATGAG GGCCCTGTGTACAAAGTTGCCTGGAATCCCACCAGCACAGACAtgttcctcagctgctctgcagactGGAGCATCCTCTTGTGGCACAGGGATTCCCACACCCCTCTTTTAACCTTCACTTCTGTCACAGCTTTTGTTCATGACATCAAGTGGGCTCCACAATCAGCCGTCATCTTCGCAGCAGTGAATGAGAAGAGGGTGGAGATCTGGGATCTGAGTGTCAGCAT CTTCGACCCGGTGCTGTCCTGTGCTGCCAACCCTGAAGGGAAGCTGAGCTCCCTGCTGTTTGCCAGGAACGCCGAGTGCCTGCTCCTGGGGGACAGCTGTGGCCAGGTGggggtgtggctgctgcccagcctggctgtccccagctccgACCAGGTATGGCTGTGCTCACAGTGCCTGggctccttccccagccaggCAGTCCTGGgaaacacccagccaggcaatATTGCAATGGTGGGATCACAATTCCGGGTTAAAGGTAGTGGTTCCTGCTCTTCTGCTGCCACACCCCTGggaatttatttcctttataaATGA
- the DNAI4 gene encoding dynein axonemal intermediate chain 4 isoform X2, which yields MQGPRPPRAWPGAGRAPSSRRTSTASSASLGKAPQSQGPLQVFDEEGKNVTPQPLFQPDPNAARLDVPKDNPRGTHGSSTSTTKPGLDETEPQEDPDLSLSEQEEGEAALTEAELEQRVEVLLSETDTLWMLDLPTALVSTEAEEAPRVLERNKIYTEICEAKIDSEYFEEKIVQTFSGAAKTKEVQCETITMAEKGMMVTPWDLDNPLDVSETEPAETEKPETPAGKSSTSATAEEQGQAGAVPPATESAAPARSPEEQECHSGAILTSAKLQQDLVVMERILMENIFQPKLAVYRQIPVLIERVVTSDAEVEEDEEDEEEKQEEAAEAAEGPAEGAGPRLELLWSYRCDLTRGHSVSSMAWNKVNPDLLAVGYREFVSRDKKKGLACCWSLKNPMWPERIFRCEDGVTAVDFSLARPHLLAVGTASGRVAVYDVRSRQDTALLDSSASLNKHKGPVWQLKWVEQEGGATAGDKEERLMCISGDGRMTQWFIQQRLDCSDVMQIKRTESEKKKLPGERERKSEGPISQQAAGMCFDFHPKDTDIFLAGTEEGHIYCCSCSGKEQILGTYRGHEGPVYKVAWNPTSTDMFLSCSADWSILLWHRDSHTPLLTFTSVTAFVHDIKWAPQSAVIFAAVNEKRVEIWDLSVSIFDPVLSCAANPEGKLSSLLFARNAECLLLGDSCGQVGVWLLPSLAVPSSDQVWLCSQCLGSFPSQAVLGNTQPGNIAMVGSQFRVKGSGSCSSAATPLGIYFLYK from the exons ATGCAAGGGCCGCGGCCTCCGCG GGCATGGCCGGGAGCCGGCAGAGCCCCGAGCTCCCGCAGAACTTCCACGGCTTCCTCGGCTTCCCTGGGAAAAGCCCCCCAGAGCCAGGGACCCCTGCAG GTTTTTGATGAGGAAGGGAAGAATGTGACACCCCAACCCCTCTTCCAGCCCGACCCAAATGCTGCCAG GCTGGATGTTCCAAAGGACAATCCCAGGGG GACACATGGAAGCAGCACATCAACAACCAAGCCTGGCTTGGATGAGACAGAACCTCAAGAAGACCCAGATTTGAGCTTGTCTG agcaggaggagggggaggcagCCCtgacagaggcagagctggagcagagggtgGAGGTTTTGCTGTCGGAGACAGACACGCTCTGGATGCTGGACCTGCCCACGGCCCTCGTGTCCACCGAGGCAGAGGAGGCTCCCAGGGTGCT GGAGAGGAATAAGATTTACACAGAGATTTGTGAGGCTAAAATTGACAGTGAGTACTTTGAAGAAAAAATCGTGCAaaccttctctggagctgccaaAACCAAGGAGGTGCAATGTGAGACCATCACCATGGCAGAGAAAG GGATGATGGTGACTCCCTGGGATTTGGACAATCCACTGGATGTCTCAGAAACAGAAcctgcagagacagaaaaaccTGAAACCccagcagggaaaagcagcacatCTGCCACAGCTGAAGAGCAGGGtcaggctggggctgtccctccTGCCACAG agagtgctgctcctgccaggagccccgAGGAGCAGGAATGCCACTCAGGAGCGATCCTAACCTCAGCAAAGCTGCAGCAGGATTTAGTTGTCATGGAGAGGATTCTCATGGAGAACATTTTCCAGCCCAAGCTCGCAGTCTATCGGCAGATTCCTGTCCTCATAG AACGTGTTGTTACCTCAGACGCCGAGGTGGAAGAAGAtgaagaggatgaggaggagaagcaggaggaggcagcagaggcagctgaaggcCCAGCAGAAGGGGCAggccccaggctggagctgctgtggtcaTACAGGTGTGATTTAACCAGGGGGCACAGCGTGAGCAGCATGGCTTGGAACAAAGTGAACCCT GATCTCTTGGCAGTTGGTTACAGGGAGTTTGTTTCTCGGGATAAGAAGAAAGGCCTGGCTTGCTGCTGGTCACTGAAGAACCCCATG TGGCCAGAGCGCATTTTCCGCTGTGAGGACGGCGTCACCGCCGTGGATTTCTCCCTGGCCAGGCCCCACCTGCTGGCAGTGGGGACAGCCAGTGGCCGTGTGGCCGTCTACGACGTGCGCAGCCGCCAGGACACCGCGCTGCTGGACAGCAG TGCATCCCTAAATAAACACAAAGGTCCTGTGTGGCAGCTGAAGTGGGTGGAACAGGAAGGAGGTGCAACAGCAGGTGACAAAGAGGAGAGACTGATGTGCATCTCGGGAGATGGGCGGATGACCCAGTGGTTCATTCAGCAAAGGCTGGATTGCTCTG ATGTGATGCAAATCAAGCGAACAGAAagtgagaagaaaaaattaccaggtgagagagaaaggaaaagtgaAGGTCCCATATCACAACAGGCAGCTGGAATGTGCTTTGACTTCCATCCAAAG gATACTGATATTTTTCTTGCTGGAACAGAAGAGGGACACATCTACTGCTGCTCTTGCTCAGGCAAGGAGCAGATTCTGGGCACATACAGAGGCCATGAG GGCCCTGTGTACAAAGTTGCCTGGAATCCCACCAGCACAGACAtgttcctcagctgctctgcagactGGAGCATCCTCTTGTGGCACAGGGATTCCCACACCCCTCTTTTAACCTTCACTTCTGTCACAGCTTTTGTTCATGACATCAAGTGGGCTCCACAATCAGCCGTCATCTTCGCAGCAGTGAATGAGAAGAGGGTGGAGATCTGGGATCTGAGTGTCAGCAT CTTCGACCCGGTGCTGTCCTGTGCTGCCAACCCTGAAGGGAAGCTGAGCTCCCTGCTGTTTGCCAGGAACGCCGAGTGCCTGCTCCTGGGGGACAGCTGTGGCCAGGTGggggtgtggctgctgcccagcctggctgtccccagctccgACCAGGTATGGCTGTGCTCACAGTGCCTGggctccttccccagccaggCAGTCCTGGgaaacacccagccaggcaatATTGCAATGGTGGGATCACAATTCCGGGTTAAAGGTAGTGGTTCCTGCTCTTCTGCTGCCACACCCCTGggaatttatttcctttataaATGA
- the DNAI4 gene encoding dynein axonemal intermediate chain 4 isoform X4, with amino-acid sequence MQGPRPPRAWPGAGRAPSSRRTSTASSASLGKAPQSQGPLQVFDEEGKNVTPQPLFQPDPNAARTHGSSTSTTKPGLDETEPQEDPDLSLSEQEEGEAALTEAELEQRVEVLLSETDTLWMLDLPTALVSTEAEEAPRVLERNKIYTEICEAKIDSEYFEEKIVQTFSGAAKTKEVQCETITMAEKGMMVTPWDLDNPLDVSETEPAETEKPETPAGKSSTSATAEEQGQAGAVPPATESAAPARSPEEQECHSGAILTSAKLQQDLVVMERILMENIFQPKLAVYRQIPVLIERVVTSDAEVEEDEEDEEEKQEEAAEAAEGPAEGAGPRLELLWSYRCDLTRGHSVSSMAWNKVNPDLLAVGYREFVSRDKKKGLACCWSLKNPMWPERIFRCEDGVTAVDFSLARPHLLAVGTASGRVAVYDVRSRQDTALLDSSASLNKHKGPVWQLKWVEQEGGATAGDKEERLMCISGDGRMTQWFIQQRLDCSDVMQIKRTESEKKKLPGERERKSEGPISQQAAGMCFDFHPKDTDIFLAGTEEGHIYCCSCSGKEQILGTYRGHEGPVYKVAWNPTSTDMFLSCSADWSILLWHRDSHTPLLTFTSVTAFVHDIKWAPQSAVIFAAVNEKRVEIWDLSVSIFDPVLSCAANPEGKLSSLLFARNAECLLLGDSCGQVGVWLLPSLAVPSSDQVWLCSQCLGSFPSQAVLGNTQPGNIAMVGSQFRVKGSGSCSSAATPLGIYFLYK; translated from the exons ATGCAAGGGCCGCGGCCTCCGCG GGCATGGCCGGGAGCCGGCAGAGCCCCGAGCTCCCGCAGAACTTCCACGGCTTCCTCGGCTTCCCTGGGAAAAGCCCCCCAGAGCCAGGGACCCCTGCAG GTTTTTGATGAGGAAGGGAAGAATGTGACACCCCAACCCCTCTTCCAGCCCGACCCAAATGCTGCCAG GACACATGGAAGCAGCACATCAACAACCAAGCCTGGCTTGGATGAGACAGAACCTCAAGAAGACCCAGATTTGAGCTTGTCTG agcaggaggagggggaggcagCCCtgacagaggcagagctggagcagagggtgGAGGTTTTGCTGTCGGAGACAGACACGCTCTGGATGCTGGACCTGCCCACGGCCCTCGTGTCCACCGAGGCAGAGGAGGCTCCCAGGGTGCT GGAGAGGAATAAGATTTACACAGAGATTTGTGAGGCTAAAATTGACAGTGAGTACTTTGAAGAAAAAATCGTGCAaaccttctctggagctgccaaAACCAAGGAGGTGCAATGTGAGACCATCACCATGGCAGAGAAAG GGATGATGGTGACTCCCTGGGATTTGGACAATCCACTGGATGTCTCAGAAACAGAAcctgcagagacagaaaaaccTGAAACCccagcagggaaaagcagcacatCTGCCACAGCTGAAGAGCAGGGtcaggctggggctgtccctccTGCCACAG agagtgctgctcctgccaggagccccgAGGAGCAGGAATGCCACTCAGGAGCGATCCTAACCTCAGCAAAGCTGCAGCAGGATTTAGTTGTCATGGAGAGGATTCTCATGGAGAACATTTTCCAGCCCAAGCTCGCAGTCTATCGGCAGATTCCTGTCCTCATAG AACGTGTTGTTACCTCAGACGCCGAGGTGGAAGAAGAtgaagaggatgaggaggagaagcaggaggaggcagcagaggcagctgaaggcCCAGCAGAAGGGGCAggccccaggctggagctgctgtggtcaTACAGGTGTGATTTAACCAGGGGGCACAGCGTGAGCAGCATGGCTTGGAACAAAGTGAACCCT GATCTCTTGGCAGTTGGTTACAGGGAGTTTGTTTCTCGGGATAAGAAGAAAGGCCTGGCTTGCTGCTGGTCACTGAAGAACCCCATG TGGCCAGAGCGCATTTTCCGCTGTGAGGACGGCGTCACCGCCGTGGATTTCTCCCTGGCCAGGCCCCACCTGCTGGCAGTGGGGACAGCCAGTGGCCGTGTGGCCGTCTACGACGTGCGCAGCCGCCAGGACACCGCGCTGCTGGACAGCAG TGCATCCCTAAATAAACACAAAGGTCCTGTGTGGCAGCTGAAGTGGGTGGAACAGGAAGGAGGTGCAACAGCAGGTGACAAAGAGGAGAGACTGATGTGCATCTCGGGAGATGGGCGGATGACCCAGTGGTTCATTCAGCAAAGGCTGGATTGCTCTG ATGTGATGCAAATCAAGCGAACAGAAagtgagaagaaaaaattaccaggtgagagagaaaggaaaagtgaAGGTCCCATATCACAACAGGCAGCTGGAATGTGCTTTGACTTCCATCCAAAG gATACTGATATTTTTCTTGCTGGAACAGAAGAGGGACACATCTACTGCTGCTCTTGCTCAGGCAAGGAGCAGATTCTGGGCACATACAGAGGCCATGAG GGCCCTGTGTACAAAGTTGCCTGGAATCCCACCAGCACAGACAtgttcctcagctgctctgcagactGGAGCATCCTCTTGTGGCACAGGGATTCCCACACCCCTCTTTTAACCTTCACTTCTGTCACAGCTTTTGTTCATGACATCAAGTGGGCTCCACAATCAGCCGTCATCTTCGCAGCAGTGAATGAGAAGAGGGTGGAGATCTGGGATCTGAGTGTCAGCAT CTTCGACCCGGTGCTGTCCTGTGCTGCCAACCCTGAAGGGAAGCTGAGCTCCCTGCTGTTTGCCAGGAACGCCGAGTGCCTGCTCCTGGGGGACAGCTGTGGCCAGGTGggggtgtggctgctgcccagcctggctgtccccagctccgACCAGGTATGGCTGTGCTCACAGTGCCTGggctccttccccagccaggCAGTCCTGGgaaacacccagccaggcaatATTGCAATGGTGGGATCACAATTCCGGGTTAAAGGTAGTGGTTCCTGCTCTTCTGCTGCCACACCCCTGggaatttatttcctttataaATGA
- the DNAI4 gene encoding dynein axonemal intermediate chain 4 isoform X5, with protein sequence MQGPRPPRAWPGAGRAPSSRRTSTASSASLGKAPQSQGPLQVFDEEGKNVTPQPLFQPDPNAARLDVPKDNPRGTHGSSTSTTKPGLDETEPQEDPDLSLSAEQEEGEAALTEAELEQRVEVLLSETDTLWMLDLPTALVSTEAEEAPRVLERNKIYTEICEAKIDSEYFEEKIVQTFSGAAKTKEVQCETITMAEKGMMVTPWDLDNPLDVSETEPAETEKPETPAGKSSTSATAEEQGQAGAVPPATESAAPARSPEEQECHSGAILTSAKLQQDLVVMERILMENIFQPKLAVYRQIPVLIERVVTSDAEVEEDEEDEEEKQEEAAEAAEGPAEGAGPRLELLWSYRCDLTRGHSVSSMAWNKVNPDLLAVGYREFVSRDKKKGLACCWSLKNPMWPERIFRCEDGVTAVDFSLARPHLLAVGTASGRVAVYDVRSRQDTALLDSSASLNKHKGPVWQLKWVEQEGGATAGDKEERLMCISGDGRMTQWFIQQRLDCSDVMQIKRTESEKKKLPGERERKSEGPISQQAAGMCFDFHPKDTDIFLAGTEEGHIYCCSCSGKEQILGTYRGHEGPVYKVAWNPTSTDMFLSCSADWSILLWHRDSHTPLLTFTSVTAFVHDIKWAPQSAVIFAAVNEKRVEIWDLSVSIFDPVLSCAANPEGKLSSLLFARNAECLLLGDSCGQVGVWLLPSLAVPSSDQVGSLYDIVAPAGAV encoded by the exons ATGCAAGGGCCGCGGCCTCCGCG GGCATGGCCGGGAGCCGGCAGAGCCCCGAGCTCCCGCAGAACTTCCACGGCTTCCTCGGCTTCCCTGGGAAAAGCCCCCCAGAGCCAGGGACCCCTGCAG GTTTTTGATGAGGAAGGGAAGAATGTGACACCCCAACCCCTCTTCCAGCCCGACCCAAATGCTGCCAG GCTGGATGTTCCAAAGGACAATCCCAGGGG GACACATGGAAGCAGCACATCAACAACCAAGCCTGGCTTGGATGAGACAGAACCTCAAGAAGACCCAGATTTGAGCTTGTCTG cagagcaggaggagggggaggcagCCCtgacagaggcagagctggagcagagggtgGAGGTTTTGCTGTCGGAGACAGACACGCTCTGGATGCTGGACCTGCCCACGGCCCTCGTGTCCACCGAGGCAGAGGAGGCTCCCAGGGTGCT GGAGAGGAATAAGATTTACACAGAGATTTGTGAGGCTAAAATTGACAGTGAGTACTTTGAAGAAAAAATCGTGCAaaccttctctggagctgccaaAACCAAGGAGGTGCAATGTGAGACCATCACCATGGCAGAGAAAG GGATGATGGTGACTCCCTGGGATTTGGACAATCCACTGGATGTCTCAGAAACAGAAcctgcagagacagaaaaaccTGAAACCccagcagggaaaagcagcacatCTGCCACAGCTGAAGAGCAGGGtcaggctggggctgtccctccTGCCACAG agagtgctgctcctgccaggagccccgAGGAGCAGGAATGCCACTCAGGAGCGATCCTAACCTCAGCAAAGCTGCAGCAGGATTTAGTTGTCATGGAGAGGATTCTCATGGAGAACATTTTCCAGCCCAAGCTCGCAGTCTATCGGCAGATTCCTGTCCTCATAG AACGTGTTGTTACCTCAGACGCCGAGGTGGAAGAAGAtgaagaggatgaggaggagaagcaggaggaggcagcagaggcagctgaaggcCCAGCAGAAGGGGCAggccccaggctggagctgctgtggtcaTACAGGTGTGATTTAACCAGGGGGCACAGCGTGAGCAGCATGGCTTGGAACAAAGTGAACCCT GATCTCTTGGCAGTTGGTTACAGGGAGTTTGTTTCTCGGGATAAGAAGAAAGGCCTGGCTTGCTGCTGGTCACTGAAGAACCCCATG TGGCCAGAGCGCATTTTCCGCTGTGAGGACGGCGTCACCGCCGTGGATTTCTCCCTGGCCAGGCCCCACCTGCTGGCAGTGGGGACAGCCAGTGGCCGTGTGGCCGTCTACGACGTGCGCAGCCGCCAGGACACCGCGCTGCTGGACAGCAG TGCATCCCTAAATAAACACAAAGGTCCTGTGTGGCAGCTGAAGTGGGTGGAACAGGAAGGAGGTGCAACAGCAGGTGACAAAGAGGAGAGACTGATGTGCATCTCGGGAGATGGGCGGATGACCCAGTGGTTCATTCAGCAAAGGCTGGATTGCTCTG ATGTGATGCAAATCAAGCGAACAGAAagtgagaagaaaaaattaccaggtgagagagaaaggaaaagtgaAGGTCCCATATCACAACAGGCAGCTGGAATGTGCTTTGACTTCCATCCAAAG gATACTGATATTTTTCTTGCTGGAACAGAAGAGGGACACATCTACTGCTGCTCTTGCTCAGGCAAGGAGCAGATTCTGGGCACATACAGAGGCCATGAG GGCCCTGTGTACAAAGTTGCCTGGAATCCCACCAGCACAGACAtgttcctcagctgctctgcagactGGAGCATCCTCTTGTGGCACAGGGATTCCCACACCCCTCTTTTAACCTTCACTTCTGTCACAGCTTTTGTTCATGACATCAAGTGGGCTCCACAATCAGCCGTCATCTTCGCAGCAGTGAATGAGAAGAGGGTGGAGATCTGGGATCTGAGTGTCAGCAT CTTCGACCCGGTGCTGTCCTGTGCTGCCAACCCTGAAGGGAAGCTGAGCTCCCTGCTGTTTGCCAGGAACGCCGAGTGCCTGCTCCTGGGGGACAGCTGTGGCCAGGTGggggtgtggctgctgcccagcctggctgtccccagctccgACCAG GTTGGCTCCTTGTATGACATTGttgctcctgctggagctgtttAA